In Kangiella koreensis DSM 16069, a single window of DNA contains:
- the pdxA gene encoding 4-hydroxythreonine-4-phosphate dehydrogenase PdxA gives MIQPARILITAGEPAGIGPEIIVKLAQEPCSDQLIACASPTLLKDTAQQLHLPLELSVFNTNEEALAHRIGHLWIVPVELESPVIAGKLNQTNAAYVIKTLDTAHQLAINGAVNAILTGPVHKGIINQSGLAFTGHTEFFADKSNAHKVVMMLATEGLRVALATTHLPLKEVSGAVTPQLLQEVIEILIHELQSKFSLKRPKVLVCGLNPHAGEDGHLGREEVDTIIPTLEKMRTQFDAELIGPIPADTAFQPKWLTQVDTVLAMYHDQGLPTLKYKGFGKAINLTLGLPYIRTSVDHGTGLDIAGQGLADIGSMHYALQFTQQLINNRKSN, from the coding sequence TTGATCCAACCGGCAAGAATTTTGATTACGGCAGGGGAACCTGCCGGAATCGGCCCTGAAATTATAGTTAAACTGGCCCAAGAGCCTTGCAGTGATCAATTGATTGCCTGCGCCTCTCCCACACTTCTTAAAGATACCGCGCAGCAATTACACCTTCCTCTTGAACTTAGCGTGTTTAATACCAATGAAGAGGCACTAGCTCATCGCATTGGCCACCTTTGGATTGTTCCGGTAGAGTTAGAATCCCCCGTGATCGCCGGTAAACTTAACCAGACGAATGCGGCTTATGTTATTAAGACTCTTGATACAGCACATCAACTAGCCATTAATGGAGCTGTTAATGCCATTTTAACTGGCCCAGTTCATAAAGGGATCATTAATCAATCTGGTTTGGCGTTTACTGGGCACACTGAGTTTTTTGCTGATAAGAGCAACGCCCATAAAGTTGTTATGATGCTGGCGACAGAAGGATTGCGAGTTGCTCTGGCGACGACACACCTACCTTTGAAAGAAGTGTCTGGCGCAGTCACGCCACAGCTACTGCAAGAAGTGATTGAGATTCTCATTCACGAGCTACAGAGCAAATTTTCCCTAAAGCGTCCGAAGGTTCTGGTCTGCGGATTAAATCCCCATGCTGGAGAAGATGGCCACTTGGGTCGTGAAGAAGTTGATACCATTATTCCGACTCTAGAAAAGATGCGTACTCAGTTTGATGCTGAATTGATTGGGCCAATTCCAGCCGATACAGCCTTTCAACCCAAGTGGTTAACGCAAGTAGATACAGTTTTGGCCATGTACCATGACCAAGGCCTGCCGACCTTAAAGTACAAGGGGTTCGGCAAAGCCATTAATTTAACTCTCGGACTGCCTTATATACGAACCTCTGTTGATCACGGTACCGGGCTGGATATTGCAGGACAAGGCCTTGCTGATATCGGCAGCATGCATTATGCGCTACAATTCACTCAGCAATTGATAAATAACAGAAAATCAAACTAA
- the murU gene encoding N-acetylmuramate alpha-1-phosphate uridylyltransferase MurU, whose amino-acid sequence MKAMILAAGRGERMRPLTDERPKPLLKVNGKALIEWHIEALKEAGISDIIINTSWLGELIPEYLGDGAYWGVNLSFSPEEQALETAGGIRKALDFFENEPFIVVNGDVWTDIDYTGIAKAPESSAHIVLVPNPEHHPEGDFCVTEGGKVKSEGEPKLTFSGIGVYQPKVFADLPEDEAIPLGPILRQLMEQDDVTYELYQGRWHDIGTPERLQSLNESFQRKLKTIEFN is encoded by the coding sequence ATGAAAGCCATGATTCTGGCTGCTGGTCGTGGCGAGCGAATGCGTCCGCTGACTGACGAGCGGCCTAAGCCATTGCTGAAAGTGAATGGTAAAGCGCTCATCGAATGGCATATCGAAGCGCTTAAAGAGGCCGGTATTAGCGATATCATTATCAACACCTCATGGCTGGGTGAGCTAATCCCAGAATATCTTGGCGACGGTGCCTATTGGGGCGTGAACCTGAGCTTCTCACCCGAAGAGCAGGCGCTGGAAACCGCTGGCGGAATCCGGAAGGCACTGGATTTTTTCGAGAATGAACCATTCATCGTAGTTAATGGTGACGTGTGGACTGATATTGACTATACGGGTATTGCTAAAGCGCCAGAGAGCAGCGCGCACATTGTGTTGGTACCTAATCCTGAGCACCATCCAGAGGGCGATTTTTGTGTCACAGAAGGCGGCAAGGTTAAATCAGAAGGTGAGCCTAAACTGACTTTTTCTGGTATTGGCGTCTATCAGCCCAAGGTGTTTGCAGATCTGCCTGAAGATGAGGCTATTCCACTAGGCCCAATCTTGCGTCAGTTGATGGAGCAGGATGACGTGACCTATGAACTATATCAGGGGCGTTGGCACGATATTGGAACCCCTGAGCGCTTGCAGTCACTAAACGAGAGTTTTCAGCGTAAACTGAAAACCATTGAATTTAACTGA
- the rsmA gene encoding 16S rRNA (adenine(1518)-N(6)/adenine(1519)-N(6))-dimethyltransferase RsmA → MAKSRMVQGHQARKRFGQNFLSDNHYIQRIVESIAPQESDRLVEIGPGLGAITEHLVDKVSELHVVELDRDLIPRLEQKFSQNTNLTIHQSDALKFDFRQLANDKPIRVVGNLPYNISTPLIFHLLNQRESIKDMYFMLQKEVVERICAQPGTSSYGRLSVMTQYYCQADLLFLVPPGAFQPPPKVESAIVRLQPYCDLPYPVQDEQLLGQIVTAAFGQRRKTLRNSLKKFINETGLEQLGIKPTERAEQLSLSQFVDICHQVELNQAD, encoded by the coding sequence ATGGCAAAATCTCGTATGGTTCAGGGTCATCAGGCCCGCAAGCGATTCGGACAGAACTTTTTATCCGATAACCACTATATTCAGCGTATTGTTGAATCGATAGCCCCTCAGGAAAGTGATCGACTGGTTGAAATTGGCCCTGGTCTTGGTGCTATAACCGAACACCTGGTCGATAAAGTATCTGAACTGCATGTGGTTGAACTGGATCGTGATCTTATCCCGCGTCTGGAACAAAAGTTTAGCCAAAACACAAACCTTACCATCCATCAGAGCGATGCTCTTAAGTTTGATTTTCGCCAGCTGGCAAATGATAAGCCCATTCGAGTCGTCGGCAACCTGCCTTACAACATTTCAACCCCACTGATTTTCCATCTACTGAATCAGCGGGAAAGCATCAAAGACATGTACTTCATGTTGCAAAAAGAAGTGGTAGAACGAATTTGCGCCCAACCAGGTACCAGCTCATATGGCCGTTTGAGCGTAATGACTCAGTACTACTGTCAGGCCGACTTGTTATTTCTGGTTCCGCCAGGGGCTTTCCAGCCTCCACCTAAAGTCGAGTCTGCCATTGTTCGGCTGCAACCTTATTGCGACTTACCCTATCCAGTACAGGATGAACAACTGCTTGGACAGATTGTTACAGCAGCTTTTGGGCAACGTCGTAAGACTCTACGCAACAGCTTGAAAAAATTTATTAATGAGACTGGCTTAGAACAGCTGGGCATCAAACCAACAGAGCGTGCCGAACAACTTTCTTTATCACAGTTTGTCGATATTTGTCATCAAGTGGAATTAAACCAAGCGGATTAA
- a CDS encoding peptidylprolyl isomerase: protein MILKKALIGFTLCLAAFSLQAEVIDKVIAHVDEDVILQSELDRKVIQAKQQIRSRGGQLPPEDVLKKELLEQLIIQSLQYQMAVRSGMQLQPAELQQYAAQVAQSSGMTLDEFRLSLAQQGIAYELFLDDLRKEILTGQLRDAFVSRRIKVSDKEIESLIQSMNAQNQVEYHLGHILIAVQEDADEETQKQAKQNALKVMKELKAGADFAETAKVVSSSPDAAEGGDFGWRTESNMPTLFANVVNFLDTGDISQPIRSPSGFHILKIKDKRGEQQHLVQQTNARHILIRPDAITTESNAKQQLQNIRQRVLAGEADFGDEAKKHSDDPGSAKLGGNLGWNNLGVYDPVFEQTLTDLDVNEISEPFQSNFGWHIVQLLGRRTDDQTDAMKRQQAMRILQQRKFGEEVENWIRELRDEAYVKKIVEEDA from the coding sequence ATGATTCTTAAAAAAGCATTAATTGGTTTTACTTTATGCCTTGCGGCGTTTTCTCTACAGGCAGAAGTCATTGATAAAGTTATTGCGCATGTTGATGAAGACGTCATTTTGCAAAGCGAGCTTGATCGCAAAGTGATTCAAGCCAAACAACAGATTCGCTCACGTGGCGGTCAATTACCACCAGAAGATGTGCTAAAAAAAGAGCTGCTTGAACAGTTAATTATTCAAAGCTTACAGTACCAGATGGCAGTTCGTTCAGGCATGCAACTACAACCGGCTGAACTTCAGCAGTATGCAGCTCAAGTCGCACAGAGTAGTGGCATGACACTTGATGAGTTTCGCTTGAGTCTAGCCCAGCAAGGTATTGCCTATGAATTATTTCTGGATGACTTACGTAAAGAAATCTTAACCGGCCAATTACGCGATGCTTTTGTATCTCGCCGCATTAAAGTCAGCGATAAAGAGATTGAATCACTCATTCAGTCAATGAATGCACAAAATCAGGTCGAGTATCATCTTGGACATATTTTGATTGCTGTGCAGGAAGACGCTGACGAAGAAACCCAAAAGCAAGCCAAGCAGAACGCTCTAAAGGTGATGAAGGAGCTTAAGGCTGGTGCAGATTTTGCTGAAACTGCCAAAGTTGTTTCAAGTAGCCCTGATGCAGCAGAAGGCGGTGATTTTGGCTGGCGCACAGAAAGCAATATGCCAACCCTGTTCGCTAATGTGGTGAACTTTTTAGATACCGGCGATATTTCTCAACCAATTCGCAGCCCTTCAGGATTTCATATTTTAAAGATTAAAGACAAGCGTGGCGAACAGCAGCACTTGGTTCAACAAACCAATGCCCGTCATATTCTAATCCGCCCAGATGCTATTACTACTGAGTCCAACGCTAAACAGCAACTGCAAAATATTCGCCAACGTGTACTTGCAGGCGAAGCAGACTTTGGGGATGAAGCGAAAAAACACTCTGATGACCCGGGCTCTGCGAAACTCGGTGGTAATCTTGGTTGGAACAACCTAGGTGTGTATGACCCTGTATTCGAACAAACCTTGACAGATCTTGACGTTAATGAAATCAGCGAACCATTCCAATCTAACTTTGGCTGGCATATCGTCCAACTCCTTGGCCGTCGCACCGATGATCAAACCGATGCGATGAAACGCCAACAAGCTATGCGTATTTTACAACAGCGCAAGTTTGGTGAAGAAGTTGAAAACTGGATTCGCGAATTACGTGACGAGGCTTACGTCAAGAAGATTGTGGAAGAAGACGCTTGA
- a CDS encoding aminoglycoside phosphotransferase family protein, translating into MEKDSRQEALKNWAYAKIRHINPDIGALQWSMVSGDASFRRYFRWQDDDTSWICVDAPPEHENSEQFIKVANMLKVVNAPQVLAYDLTDGFMLLSDLGDQLYLPLLLNPSESASSADALYQSAIDSLVTMQSIDNADSLPPYDSTLLNTEMELFREWFLGRYLNYPLSEQEHQLLDDTFKQLTSNALEQPQVFVHRDYHSRNIMHIEGKDPGIIDFQDAVYGPITYDLLSLLRDCYIQWPQDKVVEWVDYFIEQSPFSLEKQTFLRWFDWMGLQRHIKVAGIFSRLNFRDGKSGYLKDIPLTLNYILQQSENYPEMANFHQWLQDTIMPLYRKRVEEDALGVGA; encoded by the coding sequence ATGGAAAAAGATAGCCGACAAGAAGCTCTTAAAAACTGGGCATACGCCAAAATCCGTCATATCAATCCCGATATTGGGGCATTGCAATGGAGCATGGTGTCCGGTGACGCCAGTTTCCGCCGTTATTTCCGCTGGCAAGATGATGATACCAGCTGGATCTGCGTTGATGCCCCTCCCGAGCATGAAAATTCCGAACAATTCATCAAAGTCGCTAACATGCTCAAAGTAGTCAATGCCCCGCAAGTATTAGCTTATGACCTTACCGATGGCTTTATGTTGCTCTCGGACTTAGGCGACCAGTTGTACTTACCACTACTACTTAATCCTTCTGAATCCGCTTCAAGTGCCGACGCACTCTATCAAAGCGCCATCGATAGCCTGGTCACCATGCAGTCGATTGATAACGCGGATTCACTGCCGCCTTACGACAGCACTCTGTTGAATACCGAGATGGAGCTGTTCCGAGAGTGGTTTCTAGGCCGCTATCTGAACTACCCCTTATCGGAACAGGAGCATCAGTTATTGGATGATACCTTCAAACAGCTGACCTCTAATGCATTGGAACAACCGCAGGTATTCGTACACCGTGACTATCATTCACGAAATATCATGCATATCGAGGGCAAGGACCCCGGCATTATTGATTTTCAGGATGCGGTCTATGGCCCGATAACCTATGACTTATTGTCCTTATTGCGTGATTGCTATATCCAATGGCCACAGGATAAGGTCGTTGAGTGGGTTGACTACTTTATTGAACAATCGCCCTTCTCACTTGAAAAGCAGACTTTCCTGAGGTGGTTTGATTGGATGGGTTTGCAGCGCCATATTAAGGTCGCGGGTATTTTCTCTCGACTCAATTTCCGCGACGGCAAGTCGGGTTACTTGAAAGATATCCCGTTAACCCTCAACTATATTCTTCAACAATCAGAAAACTATCCTGAAATGGCTAATTTTCACCAATGGCTACAAGACACCATCATGCCGCTCTATCGCAAGCGTGTTGAGGAAGATGCGCTGGGAGTCGGTGCATGA
- a CDS encoding dUTP diphosphatase translates to MPNKETMIRQIAVMLEMQNAMNSKVNEKWFDQNFEWYRAIWIECAEMLEHYGWKWWKHQKPDAEQVKMELVDIFHFGLSSRIDGETSFEAIAEELTNEMLEPTLKDDFKQTLEVMAGQAVMYQHFDGASFAGCMQQMEMPFEELFKSYVGKNTLNFFRQDKGYKEGTYIKEWDGREDNEVLVEILNKLDSSEEDFRHQLYQELADNYPRPDSK, encoded by the coding sequence ATGCCAAACAAAGAAACAATGATTAGACAAATTGCAGTGATGCTGGAAATGCAGAACGCCATGAATTCGAAAGTTAATGAAAAATGGTTTGACCAAAATTTCGAGTGGTATCGCGCGATTTGGATCGAATGTGCTGAAATGTTGGAACACTATGGTTGGAAGTGGTGGAAGCATCAAAAGCCTGATGCGGAACAAGTGAAGATGGAACTAGTGGATATTTTTCATTTTGGTTTAAGTTCACGGATTGATGGTGAGACGAGTTTCGAAGCTATCGCCGAAGAACTTACCAACGAAATGCTTGAACCAACACTAAAAGATGACTTTAAACAAACGCTCGAAGTGATGGCAGGACAGGCAGTGATGTATCAACATTTTGATGGCGCCAGTTTCGCCGGTTGCATGCAGCAAATGGAGATGCCCTTCGAAGAGTTATTTAAAAGTTACGTCGGTAAAAATACCTTAAACTTTTTCCGTCAGGATAAAGGCTACAAAGAAGGCACCTACATCAAAGAGTGGGATGGTCGTGAAGACAATGAAGTGTTGGTAGAAATTCTGAATAAACTAGATTCTTCAGAAGAAGACTTCAGACATCAGCTGTATCAAGAATTAGCCGATAACTATCCGCGTCC
- the djlA gene encoding co-chaperone DjlA, with protein sequence MSWFGKLLGGVIGFSFGGPIGAILGGVVGHQIDKKGEDLEPGSQERVQAAFFTATFSVMGHIAKADGRVTDVEIRHAEEVMRRMGLDQTARKLAVDLFNQGKNQDFDLDGVLEQFKRECHRRRNLMQMFMEVQISMAMADGIVHERERAVLHDVGKSLGFPVFMIDQLIKMVQAQQRFYQHSQQQGGEHGGPGYQAASGPSVEQAYQVLGVKASDDQQTVKRAYRRLMSQHHPDKLVAKGLPEQMIKMATEKTQEIKAAYELVKRHKSW encoded by the coding sequence ATGAGTTGGTTTGGAAAATTATTAGGCGGCGTGATTGGCTTTTCCTTTGGCGGGCCAATCGGTGCGATTTTAGGTGGTGTGGTTGGCCATCAAATTGATAAGAAAGGGGAAGACCTGGAGCCGGGTTCGCAAGAGCGCGTGCAGGCAGCCTTTTTTACCGCAACCTTTTCAGTCATGGGGCATATTGCGAAAGCCGATGGTCGAGTGACTGATGTTGAAATTCGCCATGCAGAAGAAGTTATGCGTCGCATGGGCCTCGATCAAACTGCTCGCAAATTAGCGGTAGATTTATTCAATCAGGGCAAAAATCAGGACTTTGATCTGGACGGCGTGCTTGAGCAATTTAAGCGCGAATGTCATAGACGTCGTAACCTGATGCAGATGTTCATGGAAGTGCAGATCAGCATGGCGATGGCCGATGGCATTGTCCACGAACGCGAAAGAGCAGTTTTGCATGACGTTGGAAAATCACTTGGTTTCCCCGTCTTTATGATCGACCAGCTGATTAAAATGGTGCAGGCTCAACAACGATTTTATCAGCATTCACAACAACAGGGTGGCGAGCATGGTGGCCCAGGCTATCAAGCAGCCAGTGGTCCCAGCGTAGAACAGGCCTATCAAGTACTCGGCGTCAAAGCCAGCGATGATCAGCAAACTGTAAAAAGGGCTTACCGTCGGCTGATGTCACAGCATCATCCTGATAAACTGGTAGCAAAAGGGCTGCCAGAACAGATGATCAAAATGGCCACCGAAAAGACCCAGGAAATTAAAGCAGCCTACGAATTGGTTAAACGTCATAAAAGTTGGTAG
- a CDS encoding LPS-assembly protein LptD has product MVSKKTPWVHPFLATGFLLAASSVPATGLSAENQTISQPAASKESLSEETDKNELVSKDIGFKFPEFYTCPSEPMEPIRYQAVRSEEQGPIKVYSDNAVREGDRAYLNGNVVVTQDGQQLTAKSLTADNQTQSYRAEGDLLFTNQNFVVGADSLSYQALEGKTEISNTRFHLYSNNGNGSAETITIDNNQVLTLSDSEFSTCPTNQRSWAFESDEIVIDRESGWGKAYNSVVKVADVPVFWLPYFTFPIDDRRKSGILPPSFSNSDRNGRDVSVPYYFNLAPNYDLTLTPRYMTSRGSMLGTEFRYLTEASHGELFFEALPNDKDPNALGDKRWQYNVQHLTEISDNWSTGIKARNVSDDGYYQDFGGSLENSNQDILSQNLYVQHRSKDWLFRTEYQDWQLLNSPVERYTIAPRIQMTRFFEPDENGFHAQIHSELTRFDKDNAITSNRYHFEPSIGWSHETLYSFFRPQVRYSVTHYQQEELAGNVEHLTRTLPTASLDTGLYFERFIDDEDERYTHTLEPRLFYLYTPYEAQSDIGIYDTSLPTFNFTQLFNTNRFSGIDRIGDANQISGALTSRILDSEGREKASMSLGRIVYLSDRQVQLIDTVGRETEKQSGLLAEVNWRWTDAIEFKSVIEWDDQTNDTTHGLINMHYEPQPNHIINLGHRYRERLDRRQEEAELAFAWPIKDNWRLLGRYNQDLVENRTNDSFLGLEYESCCWAVRLVARRYLNIQLDSEGFILPGQSDEHNSGVFLQFVLKGIGSLRGSTTEFLEDSIYGYEDLLGK; this is encoded by the coding sequence ATGGTAAGCAAGAAAACTCCTTGGGTACACCCTTTTTTAGCGACTGGCTTCCTGCTTGCGGCATCCTCTGTGCCAGCGACCGGTTTGTCTGCTGAAAACCAAACCATAAGCCAACCAGCAGCCTCTAAGGAAAGTCTTTCTGAAGAGACTGATAAAAATGAGCTTGTCAGTAAAGACATTGGTTTTAAGTTCCCCGAGTTCTACACCTGCCCCAGCGAGCCGATGGAGCCAATTCGTTATCAAGCAGTTCGTAGCGAAGAACAAGGCCCGATTAAAGTCTATTCGGATAACGCGGTACGCGAAGGCGATAGAGCTTATTTGAATGGTAATGTGGTGGTCACTCAAGATGGACAGCAACTTACAGCCAAAAGCCTCACAGCCGATAACCAAACCCAAAGCTATCGAGCTGAAGGTGACTTATTATTTACTAACCAGAATTTTGTCGTCGGTGCTGATAGCCTGAGCTACCAAGCCCTTGAGGGCAAAACTGAAATTAGCAATACCCGCTTTCACCTATACAGCAACAATGGCAATGGTTCAGCAGAGACGATTACCATAGATAACAACCAGGTTTTAACGCTTTCTGACTCTGAGTTTTCTACCTGCCCAACCAATCAGCGAAGCTGGGCTTTTGAGTCCGACGAGATTGTTATTGACCGGGAGAGTGGCTGGGGTAAAGCCTATAACAGTGTGGTTAAAGTAGCGGATGTGCCGGTATTCTGGCTTCCTTATTTTACTTTCCCGATTGATGACCGTCGCAAAAGCGGCATCTTACCACCCTCTTTTAGTAACTCGGATCGTAATGGCCGTGATGTTAGTGTGCCCTATTACTTCAACTTAGCACCTAACTATGATTTAACGCTCACTCCACGCTACATGACATCACGTGGTTCCATGTTGGGCACCGAGTTCCGCTATTTAACTGAAGCCAGTCATGGTGAGCTATTTTTTGAAGCCTTACCAAACGACAAAGACCCAAATGCTCTGGGTGATAAACGCTGGCAATACAATGTGCAACATCTGACCGAAATAAGCGATAACTGGAGCACCGGCATCAAGGCTCGCAACGTCAGCGACGATGGCTATTATCAGGATTTTGGTGGTAGCCTGGAAAACAGCAACCAAGATATCCTCTCGCAGAACCTATATGTTCAACATCGAAGCAAAGACTGGCTGTTTCGTACCGAATATCAGGACTGGCAGTTACTGAATAGTCCGGTAGAGCGCTATACCATTGCTCCACGTATACAAATGACTCGCTTTTTTGAACCCGATGAAAATGGTTTTCATGCACAAATTCACAGCGAACTGACTCGATTCGATAAAGATAACGCTATTACTTCCAATCGCTATCATTTTGAGCCATCTATTGGCTGGAGCCATGAAACCTTATACAGTTTCTTCCGCCCTCAGGTACGTTACTCGGTGACTCATTATCAACAGGAAGAACTCGCTGGTAATGTTGAGCACCTCACTCGAACACTGCCTACAGCCTCACTTGATACAGGCCTTTATTTCGAGCGTTTCATAGACGATGAAGATGAACGCTATACCCACACTCTGGAGCCGCGGCTTTTCTACCTTTATACACCTTACGAAGCGCAAAGTGATATTGGTATCTACGATACCAGCTTGCCCACTTTCAACTTTACCCAGTTGTTTAACACCAACCGATTCAGCGGAATTGATCGTATTGGCGACGCCAATCAAATCAGCGGTGCATTAACCAGCCGAATTTTAGATTCTGAAGGGCGCGAGAAGGCCTCCATGTCATTGGGCCGGATTGTTTATTTATCAGATCGACAGGTGCAACTGATAGACACCGTGGGTCGAGAGACCGAAAAGCAATCAGGACTACTTGCCGAGGTCAACTGGCGATGGACCGACGCCATTGAATTCAAATCAGTTATAGAGTGGGATGATCAGACCAATGATACAACTCATGGTTTGATCAATATGCACTATGAGCCCCAACCTAACCACATTATCAATCTAGGCCACCGCTACCGCGAGCGTCTGGATAGAAGACAGGAAGAAGCAGAGCTGGCTTTTGCCTGGCCGATCAAAGATAATTGGCGGCTTTTAGGCCGTTACAACCAAGATTTGGTAGAAAATCGAACCAATGACTCCTTTCTTGGTCTAGAGTATGAATCATGTTGTTGGGCTGTACGCCTAGTTGCACGACGATACTTGAATATTCAGCTCGATAGCGAAGGATTCATCTTGCCGGGGCAAAGCGATGAACATAACTCCGGCGTCTTTTTACAGTTTGTCCTAAAAGGGATTGGTAGTCTGCGCGGCAGCACCACAGAGTTTTTAGAAGACAGCATTTACGGTTACGAAGATTTATTAGGCAAATAA
- a CDS encoding PilZ domain-containing protein — MKSNPVPYMEDARRFYRVTVHLPVAVRQHDSQVFLTESLDISEGGVLIKNNLGDRVNSGDVVKVHIEGILGEDESKMILHAMRIVRIDDEKIALEFV; from the coding sequence ATGAAATCTAACCCAGTACCTTATATGGAAGATGCCCGTCGTTTTTACCGAGTAACCGTTCACCTACCAGTGGCTGTTCGTCAGCATGATTCGCAGGTATTCCTAACTGAAAGCCTCGACATTTCTGAGGGTGGCGTTCTGATTAAAAATAATCTCGGCGACCGAGTTAACTCAGGCGATGTTGTTAAAGTTCATATAGAAGGCATTCTCGGTGAGGATGAAAGCAAAATGATATTACATGCCATGCGCATTGTTCGAATTGATGACGAGAAAATTGCGCTGGAATTTGTATAA